CTTCTGCAGAGCATTCGATCATGGCACCCAGTGAAGAGTCCTGATGGTGCCCACTCACACGTGCCCAGGTCCACCCTGCTGGCCAGAGGTGAGATGTTGCTCCAGCTGCAGGGTGCGggtctctaataaagtgtccATCTGAGGTCCACGCGTCGTTGGACGTTTATATAGGCCGCCCCGCAGcaggcatcatcatcatcatcatcatcatcatcaccatcaccatcaccatcctcatcctcaAACTGCGCGCCAACCCACCAACGCACGGACGTTTTCTACCTTTAAGTCTTCCTTTGGCTGTCATCCTGATCCTGCCAGGAATGTAGCATTGGAGCGGGATGCTTAATCTCtgcttctctccttctctctcccgcAGATGCGCGTAGCCGACCGAGCagcactgcgcatgcgcggcgcAGCCGAGTCCAGGCGACGCGCCGCGAcggtgctgctgatgctgcgTGCCGCGTCACACGGTGGTTCCCGTCCGTCTGTCCGTTCCGACGATCCGCAGAATGGATCGCAAATCAAAGTAATTACCGAGAACATGCACGTCCAATATAGTCACACCTGgtacaggccccgcccacaagcTCACGTTTTAAACACGGATTCACGTGCAGGCAAATCAGCGATGGGGGACTGACATTTCGCTTTTACCTTTTTATTcggaaaatgtattattatttcgGTTGTAGAGTCACATGGCAGCATCGTTTTATATTCAAAAGTTTCTTTGCCTGTGTTTGTCATTAATGAATAATTCGACAACATGAAATAATGCAGATGTATATACACGTTTAAAATGCTGACGTATAATACAAAAACAGTTGGGATAATTATGAGAATTAAAGTATGACCGAATGAATCTCGTGTTCTCGCGATAGTTGTGCTACGTCTGTGAATATCCGTCCGCGCGTGTAAAACTTCCTCTCTTCTGAGGTATTTACTACATCTGTCATCGTCAATTTCATGTTCTGAAGCCATAGTAGACGAGCGCCTACGtttgtaaaaatgattaataaattaTGCTTTGAAAACAGACGTTTAAAGGAAGCTCATACACACGGGATGAACTGAAAACGGTCAGTTTATGAGGGAATCGTGGAACTTATTGCGTCCATTTTGGCTCCAGCTGCATTACAGGCTCCGCCTGTGTTGCCATGTTGTCGTGTTTCATCAGTAACTGTGGTTACTTTCTCCCCAATAATTGAACTTGCGTAAACAGATACATGATGTATTGTAATAAAAGGTGGGGATGGGGGATATTCCGCCCGTCTACTGCACCTAGTTCGAACCGCCTTTTTATCGCGGGCACCGCTagatctggcaaccccgctCTCCGGCCCCGGCCGACATTCCGGCTCCCGGGAAGCGGGCCGCTGCGGCTGTCGGCGGAAGGATCTGCGCGGAGTGAGGGCGCGACGCGGCGGCCGCTGCTgcaggaggaaggaaggaaggaaccGAGGTTCTGTTCGGAGTTCCAGACTCCCCGCCCGGCCCCGCATCTTACCCGCCCGTGTTCTGCCTACAGCCGAACCGGCTCGAGTGTCGGTGCGCGTCGTGCCGCTGCGCGAAATCGGAAGCGTTGCTGTTCGTTCCGTGAGGGGAAGCGCCATTTTAAACCGAGCGCGGCCCCATTTTTCCCTGACAGCGGCGCAACAATGGCCCTCAAAAGGATCCACAAGGTAAGGGGAGCGGGTCCGCGGCGCGTCCCGACCTCGGGTCTCCGAAACGGTACACCACACCGACGCCGCATGCGGCCCGGTATTCGCGGTGGCGCCGGTGCTCGGGCCCCGTCTGGACCGGGCTTGCCGGGCCGGGCCCCGGATACTCTGCCGGGGCGAACAGGAgcgcatggatggatggatggatggtcgGTCGGTCCGGTTTAGTTTCTCCTCCGTGGGCTGGAACCCCCCGCTGGGGGGTCAGCAGGTCACCAGGGTTGGACGCGGGGACCCCATGTCtggtcaggggtcagaggtcagcatcTTGACTCTGTGTCTGTCTGATTACAGGAGCTGAACGACTTGGCGCGGGATCCGCCTGCCCAGTGTTCGGCCGGACCCGTCGGAGACGACAGTAAGTGTGGCCGCACCTGATGAATTGTGGGTAACGGCCGGGAGCAGGAACCCCCGCAGAACCTTTATATTACCAAACATGCTCTTACATCAGATAACTCTTATTAATATGCAGGGGTGGGACTTGATCAGCTGACTCTGTGTTTCTGTCCACAGTGTTTCACTGGCAGGCCACAATAATGGGGCCAGTGAGTGTCTCTTCCGGCTCTTTCTTCAAATACCGCCATACGTACGTCCGAGACCGGCGCGtaactctctctccctctctctgcccgACAGAACGACAGCCCCTATCAGGGCGGGGTCTTCTTCCTGACCATCCACTTCCCCACAGACTACCCCTTCAAGCCGCCAAAGGTGAACCATGGGAGCCATTTACAGCCGGTTATACCATCTCATCCGTATTTACGTTACTTGCCAACGGAGACGTATCCCGGGAACTAGAGGGTGGGGATCGCTGCGAGCTCACAACAGGCCAATCAGAGTTCAGCGTGGGTGGGCCCGAAAAACTCTTAAAAAAACCTAAACCGCGAGTACAGGAGGAACGTGCGGAGTAGCCCGTGAAGGTGGTCCTGGGTGGACGAGGTGTTCGGTAGATGAAGTCGATTTCCCCTCTCGCTGTCCCGCAGGTCGCGTTCACCACGAGAATCTACCACCCGAACATCAACAGTAACGGCAGCATCTGCCTGGACATCCTGCGCTCACAGTGGTCACCGGCTCTCACCATCTCTAAAGGTCAGTGCTCCGCCCAGGACCGCCGTGGAGCAGCTTACGTGGGTTCTGACCAGGTGTCCacctccctcctctccagttctCCTGTCCATCTGCTCCCTGCTGTGTGACCCCAACCCGGACGACCCCCTGGTACCGGAGATCGCCCGCATCTACAAGACCGACAGGGAAAAGTACGGAGGGCGCGCCAACGCTGCCGCTGCTCCTCTACGTTGGCCGGGTGTCGCTGATCGGTTCTTCCTTCTGCCCGCAGGTACAACAGAATAGCCCGCGAATGGACACAAAAATACGCCATGTAGTCGTGGAGCCACGGCGGTGGGAAACGAGCAAGACAGACAACCGTGAAAACCCCCAACATCTCCACCTGCAGTCACCGAAGACCTAAAAACAAATTCCACCGAAACCCACGTACAGATCAGGTCGCGCTTCCAGTCCGCCAGGCCTTCCCAGAATCCCGCAGGCAGACGCCAGCATCTCGGGGCGGCGTCCTTCGAAGGCTGCGTAGTTCATTGAGCGAGTGGGCCGCATTGAATCCTGGGATACGTTGGGGGGGCCGTGTTCAGACGCAGCCTTCGAACGACGCGGCCCCTGAAGTGGCGTCCGTTCTAAATTTGACcgtagccccgccccctccgacGCCCCACGTCTTGCCGGGTGTGGTTGTCATGGCAACGCTCCGGCTTCGTAGGGCCTGTGATAATTAGCCAACTCCAGCCAGCATTCCGTGATGGGGCGGGGCTCCACTTCATTACCTTTGTTTCGTGTGGAGGTTGTGGGATGctggctgttctttttttttatttcagcccaGGAAGGTTTGTGTGTCGTTATTTTTTTGGTCAGTTAAGGGTCGTTTTGTTGGTTctattttgtataaaaaaaaataataaaaatcatagCATGTTATCAATACCAGTTGGATCTCTGCGATCGTTTTAAAGGACGTGAATCCTGTAACTATATCTCCGATACGTACGAGTACATGCCGGATGGGAGAGGAAGAGTTCGGCGATGGCTGCAGGCgtggagaacagcaggagaCGGACGTCCTCCACGCCGCAGACCTCGACCGCTGAATGAAAcagtttattcttcttttttttttttttttattccctgccCTGTGCTGTTTAGggtgcttttattattattatttttccttgtTCTCACTCTTTCGCATTAGATGCTAACGCGTAGCCAGGAGCAAGCTGGCCCTGACTGCCTGGACAAACAACCTCCTCACAGACAAAACTTCTGTATATTTAATTACCGGGAAAGGCTCTTTGAGCTTCGTGTGTTGatttaaaactgtaataaaatgaTTACTGAAAGtctgaatgttctttttttttttttggtctgaagTGGGTGAATTATCTTCGTTAGAATGATCGTTTTTATTCACACGACTCCTCTTAATCTAGAaaccctctctttctttctctagcTTCACGCACGTAATAGAATttgtgttagtagcctagtgggtaacacactcgcctatgaaccagaagacccaggttcaaatcccacttactaccattgtgtccctgagcaagacacttaaccctgagtgtctccagggggggacagtccctgtaactactgactgtaagggcgtctggtaaatggaaTGCGAATGAGCGCTCGGTGTGGCGCAGCTTCTGTAGTTTACCGGCA
This DNA window, taken from Denticeps clupeoides unplaced genomic scaffold, fDenClu1.1, whole genome shotgun sequence, encodes the following:
- the LOC114776772 gene encoding ubiquitin-conjugating enzyme E2 D2; protein product: MALKRIHKELNDLARDPPAQCSAGPVGDDMFHWQATIMGPNDSPYQGGVFFLTIHFPTDYPFKPPKVAFTTRIYHPNINSNGSICLDILRSQWSPALTISKVLLSICSLLCDPNPDDPLVPEIARIYKTDREKYNRIAREWTQKYAM